The nucleotide sequence GATAAAATTCCCGAAATGGCACGAGGATTGGCACGTGTGATTAATCAGGTAAAAAACGCATCGAACGACATTAAATCCGAAATCACAAAAAGTGTAGATGAATCGGGTGTTGTAAAAGATATAAAAGAAGCTGTTGACGTAGAGGGTATTAAAAAACGCATAGGCATTGATGATATTAAAAAATCGGTCAATCTTGATATCGATCAATACAATCCGTTAAACGATGTGCAACAGGAAATTGATAAGGCAAAAGAAGACATTGAAACAATGACCGGACCTATTAAACGCCAAAAATAATGTGGGAAAACATCATTCATAAAGATCAGCAGTTGTTGATTTATCTGAACAATCTGGGAACCGAATTTTTGGATCCCGTTTTTATGTACATTACCCACCAAATCAACTGGTGGCCGTTTTTTTTGGTATTGATTTTTTTACTGCTAAAAAAAATCTCTTTAAAACAATTTGGATTATTGGTGTTGGTTTTGGCACTATTTTTCTTGTTTACCGATCAAATGACCAACGTGGTAAAATATGCCGTAGCCCGTTTGCGACCGGTAAATGAACCTTTGGTTGAACCTTATTTAAGGGTATTGACCAAAAGAGGAAGTTTTAGCTTTTTTTCGGGACACGCATCTAATTCAAGCGGAGCTATTTTGATCATCTTTTTAATTTTACGGAAATACTATAAATACGCCTGGTTAATTTTCTTTTTCCCATTGCTATTTGCCTACACGCGCATCTATCTGGCATTGCATTATCCGTTAGATATTTTATGCGGATACATTTTCGGATTATCCTCAGGATTTTTATTC is from Flavobacterium dauae and encodes:
- a CDS encoding twin-arginine translocase TatA/TatE family subunit, yielding MYLNLYISPLIFGIGGGEMVLIILVILMLFGSDKIPEMARGLARVINQVKNASNDIKSEITKSVDESGVVKDIKEAVDVEGIKKRIGIDDIKKSVNLDIDQYNPLNDVQQEIDKAKEDIETMTGPIKRQK
- a CDS encoding phosphatase PAP2 family protein; translation: MWENIIHKDQQLLIYLNNLGTEFLDPVFMYITHQINWWPFFLVLIFLLLKKISLKQFGLLVLVLALFFLFTDQMTNVVKYAVARLRPVNEPLVEPYLRVLTKRGSFSFFSGHASNSSGAILIIFLILRKYYKYAWLIFFFPLLFAYTRIYLALHYPLDILCGYIFGLSSGFLFYYIFKYFNNKYRLTDKQQENAFE